In the [Clostridium] colinum genome, one interval contains:
- the rsfS gene encoding ribosome silencing factor: MNKEQVFEAVKVAYKALDDKMGIDIKVIDIANLSPIADYFVIASASNSSQLRAMADAVEEELHKQCNIQKTHIEGFQTKSWILLDFSDIVVHLFNEEDREFYNIERIWADAETIDENILK; encoded by the coding sequence ATGAACAAAGAACAAGTTTTTGAAGCAGTAAAAGTAGCATACAAAGCGTTAGATGATAAAATGGGAATAGATATAAAAGTAATAGATATAGCTAATTTATCACCTATTGCAGATTATTTTGTTATAGCAAGTGCTAGCAATTCAAGTCAGCTAAGAGCTATGGCAGATGCAGTAGAAGAAGAGCTACACAAACAATGTAATATACAAAAAACACATATTGAAGGATTTCAAACAAAAAGTTGGATTTTATTAGATTTTAGTGACATAGTAGTTCATTTATTTAATGAAGAAGACAGAGAGTTTTACAATATAGAAAGAATTTGGGCAGATGCTGAAACAATAGATGAAAATATTTTGAAATAA
- a CDS encoding putative polysaccharide biosynthesis protein, with product MSKTKFIKQAAILAIASLLVRLLGFLYRLPLTNMLGDEGNGIYSAGFYLYNFFLVMSSAGLPAAISKIVSEKIALEEYRNVKKTFKIALILASTVGLIFAIIMFVSARFFCKIIGSPNSYYTILTLAPTVFIVSVMSVFRGYFQGLGTTVPTALSQVIEQIFNAIFSIYLAYILVKISLPLGAAGGTAGTGIGALAGLIYILIVFFNKKRYINRKLAKRTHKYRIETNKEIAIKIVKTATPIIAGTAIFSMTNLIDMQMVNSRLLASKAFTDSQITALYGQLTGKYVTLTTLPVSISTALATAVLPSIASSMVQKDKKTVRKKIDITLRLTMIISIPAAIGMGVLADEILLLLFPNYYDGGNLLKWGALSIIFLALCQIITGILQGIGKMTTPAKNALIGSLIKIPINYVLIAIPSINVIGAIISTTVCYIVASILNFRALKKATKIRPDYNSILFKPMLASIVMGVVCHFSYKGLFYISNNNTISTLFSIFIAMIVYVVSLAIIGGFKREDLMLLPKGEKFINILSKFKLID from the coding sequence TTGAGCAAAACAAAATTTATAAAACAAGCAGCCATATTAGCAATAGCTAGTCTTTTAGTTAGGTTATTAGGGTTTTTATATAGATTACCTTTAACTAATATGCTAGGAGATGAAGGTAATGGTATATATAGTGCAGGATTTTATCTATACAACTTTTTTTTAGTTATGAGTTCGGCTGGATTGCCTGCGGCTATATCAAAAATAGTTTCTGAAAAAATAGCGTTAGAAGAGTATAGAAATGTTAAAAAAACTTTTAAAATAGCTCTTATTTTAGCATCAACAGTAGGGCTAATATTTGCAATAATTATGTTTGTATCTGCTAGATTTTTTTGTAAGATAATAGGTAGCCCTAATAGTTATTACACAATATTAACATTAGCTCCAACAGTTTTTATAGTGTCTGTTATGTCAGTTTTTAGAGGTTATTTTCAAGGGCTTGGAACAACTGTGCCAACAGCTTTATCACAGGTTATAGAGCAAATATTTAATGCAATTTTTAGTATATATTTAGCATATATTTTAGTTAAAATAAGTTTGCCTCTTGGGGCGGCAGGTGGTACAGCCGGAACTGGTATAGGTGCTTTGGCAGGTCTTATATATATATTAATAGTATTTTTTAATAAAAAGAGATATATAAATAGAAAATTAGCAAAAAGGACCCATAAATATAGGATAGAAACAAATAAAGAAATAGCTATAAAAATAGTAAAAACAGCTACTCCTATTATTGCAGGTACGGCTATTTTTAGTATGACAAACCTTATAGATATGCAAATGGTAAATAGTAGACTTTTGGCATCTAAAGCTTTTACAGATAGTCAAATAACGGCTTTATACGGTCAACTTACAGGTAAATATGTAACACTTACAACTTTGCCAGTTTCTATATCTACGGCACTTGCTACTGCCGTTTTACCTAGTATAGCTAGTAGTATGGTGCAAAAAGATAAAAAAACAGTTAGAAAAAAAATAGATATAACACTTAGGCTTACTATGATAATATCTATTCCAGCGGCTATTGGTATGGGAGTGTTGGCAGATGAAATATTGCTTTTATTATTCCCTAATTATTATGACGGTGGAAACCTTTTAAAATGGGGAGCATTAAGCATTATATTTTTAGCACTTTGCCAAATAATAACAGGTATTTTACAAGGTATTGGCAAAATGACAACACCAGCTAAAAATGCTTTAATAGGGTCTCTTATAAAAATACCTATAAATTATGTTTTAATAGCTATACCTAGCATAAATGTTATAGGTGCAATAATAAGTACAACGGTATGTTATATTGTAGCATCTATTTTAAATTTTAGAGCATTAAAAAAAGCTACTAAAATAAGACCAGATTATAATAGTATATTATTTAAACCAATGTTAGCATCTATTGTTATGGGTGTAGTTTGTCATTTTTCTTATAAAGGTCTATTTTATATAAGTAATAATAACACTATATCCACTTTATTTAGTATATTTATTGCAATGATAGTTTATGTTGTTAGCTTAGCTATTATAGGTGGTTTTAAAAGAGAAGATTTAATGTTGTTACCTAAAGGAGAAAAATTTATAAATATTTTATCTAAATTTAAATTAATAGATTAA
- the rpmE gene encoding 50S ribosomal protein L31, translating into MREGIHPEYFQAKVKCNCGNEFVTGSTNEEIRVEVCSKCHPYYTGSQKLLLDAGGRVDKFNKKYGRTNQQ; encoded by the coding sequence ATGAGAGAAGGAATTCATCCAGAATACTTTCAAGCTAAGGTAAAATGTAACTGTGGTAACGAGTTTGTAACTGGTTCTACAAATGAAGAAATTCGTGTTGAGGTTTGTTCTAAATGTCATCCATATTATACTGGTAGCCAAAAACTTTTACTTGACGCTGGTGGACGTGTTGATAAATTCAACAAAAAATATGGTAGAACTAACCAACAATAA
- the recD2 gene encoding SF1B family DNA helicase RecD2: MVDVIKIEGVVENIIYFNEENAYTVFTIYSEDYGDIFSEAEIVCVGYIGNLNVGENISLKGMVVNHSTYGKQFKVESYEKTAPKTEKGIEKYLASGAIKGIGKTIAERIVAKFGVDTLDVIERTPEKLSQIKGISLKKAIEIGEIFLEQEELRKAIIYLQNYGISSIFAIKIYKHFKANTIGIIETNPYRLADTMFGVGFKLADEIAQKVGIEKDSEYRIKAGIKYVLNQNSNIYGNVYLPQSMLIERTKELLELSEDLIEPSLFNLQMERQICIENKTDDNMVFLNSYYYAESYVAKKILQLAKNKEIYNKKYEHWIEDIEADNNIILADEQKQAIREAMINGVLVITGGPGTGKTTTINSIIAMLKNEGYEIELCAPTGRAAKRMSEATGMEAQTIHRLLGISFFEDDKKRQVFEKNEDMPIEADVIIVDECSMIDILLMSGLLRAVANGTRLILVGDVDQLPSVGAGNVLKDIINSNCVKVVRLNNIFRQAKESAIVTNAHRINKGEYPILNEEDKDFFFLKRHNIEDVITTIIELITIRLPKFLGITDLKTIQVLSPMRKSPIGVDNLNTVLQQAINPYSVDKNEKEFRNIIFREGDKVMQIKNNYSMTWEIIKDSKYLDNGVGVFNGDDGIITKVDNKNEYIEVVFDDYKYVRYNFTQLDELTLSYATTIHKSQGSEYNAVIMPIHSGAPMLLTRNLLYTGVTRAKKMAVIVGIEETLKKMVDNNIQVNRYTYLKNRIINLSQFI, translated from the coding sequence ATGGTAGATGTTATTAAAATAGAAGGTGTAGTAGAAAATATTATATATTTTAATGAAGAAAATGCATACACTGTTTTTACTATTTATTCTGAAGACTATGGAGATATTTTTTCAGAAGCAGAAATAGTTTGTGTAGGGTATATAGGAAATTTAAATGTTGGTGAAAATATATCATTAAAAGGTATGGTTGTAAATCATTCTACTTATGGAAAACAATTTAAAGTAGAAAGCTATGAAAAAACTGCACCTAAAACAGAAAAAGGTATAGAAAAATATTTAGCATCTGGTGCTATAAAAGGTATAGGCAAAACAATAGCAGAAAGAATAGTAGCAAAATTTGGTGTAGATACTTTAGATGTTATAGAAAGAACACCAGAAAAGCTATCTCAAATAAAAGGTATAAGCCTAAAAAAAGCCATAGAAATAGGTGAGATATTTTTAGAGCAAGAAGAGCTTAGAAAAGCTATAATTTATTTACAAAACTATGGGATATCATCTATTTTTGCTATTAAAATATATAAACATTTTAAGGCAAATACAATAGGTATTATAGAAACAAATCCATATAGATTAGCAGATACAATGTTTGGAGTAGGATTTAAACTTGCAGATGAGATAGCTCAAAAAGTAGGTATAGAAAAAGATTCTGAATATAGAATAAAAGCGGGTATAAAGTATGTATTAAACCAAAATTCAAATATTTATGGTAATGTGTATTTACCACAATCTATGTTGATAGAAAGAACAAAAGAACTATTAGAATTATCTGAAGATTTAATAGAGCCTAGTTTGTTTAATTTACAGATGGAAAGACAAATTTGTATTGAAAATAAAACAGATGATAATATGGTATTTTTAAATTCTTACTATTATGCTGAAAGTTATGTAGCTAAAAAGATATTACAGTTAGCTAAAAATAAAGAAATATATAATAAAAAATATGAACATTGGATAGAAGATATAGAAGCAGATAATAATATAATTCTTGCAGATGAGCAAAAACAAGCTATAAGAGAGGCTATGATTAATGGTGTATTAGTAATAACAGGTGGTCCTGGTACGGGTAAAACTACCACTATAAATTCTATTATAGCAATGCTTAAAAATGAAGGATATGAAATAGAGCTATGTGCTCCAACAGGAAGAGCCGCTAAAAGAATGTCTGAGGCAACGGGAATGGAAGCACAAACTATACATAGACTTTTAGGTATTAGCTTTTTTGAAGATGATAAAAAAAGACAAGTTTTTGAAAAAAATGAAGATATGCCAATAGAAGCAGATGTTATAATAGTAGATGAATGTTCTATGATAGATATATTATTAATGAGTGGTTTATTAAGAGCAGTAGCAAATGGGACAAGGCTTATATTAGTAGGAGATGTAGACCAGTTACCTTCTGTTGGAGCAGGTAATGTTTTAAAAGATATTATAAATAGTAATTGTGTAAAAGTAGTAAGACTAAATAATATATTTAGACAAGCTAAAGAAAGTGCTATTGTAACAAATGCTCATAGAATAAACAAAGGAGAATATCCTATATTAAATGAAGAAGATAAAGATTTTTTCTTTTTAAAACGTCATAATATAGAAGATGTAATTACCACTATTATAGAATTAATAACAATTAGACTTCCTAAATTTTTAGGTATAACAGATTTAAAAACTATTCAAGTTTTATCGCCTATGAGAAAATCACCAATAGGTGTAGATAATCTTAATACAGTTTTACAACAAGCTATAAACCCTTATAGTGTAGATAAAAATGAAAAAGAATTTAGAAATATTATTTTTAGAGAAGGCGACAAAGTTATGCAAATAAAAAATAATTATAGTATGACTTGGGAAATTATAAAAGATAGTAAATATTTAGATAATGGAGTAGGTGTATTTAACGGTGATGATGGAATAATAACTAAAGTAGATAACAAAAATGAGTATATAGAGGTTGTATTTGATGATTATAAATATGTAAGATATAATTTTACACAATTAGATGAATTAACGTTATCTTATGCTACAACTATACATAAGTCTCAAGGGAGTGAATATAATGCAGTTATAATGCCTATACATAGTGGAGCACCTATGCTACTTACAAGAAATTTATTATATACAGGTGTAACAAGAGCAAAAAAGATGGCCGTTATTGTGGGAATAGAAGAAACACTTAAAAAAATGGTGGATAATAATATACAGGTAAATAGATATACATATTTAAAAAATAGGATAATAAATTTATCACAATTTATATAG
- the nadD gene encoding nicotinate-nucleotide adenylyltransferase, whose product MQNFKNIKKLGIMGGTFNPVHYAHLLSSSYAFERYNLDKVVFIPTGEPPHKKNINIASGQDRYNMLNLAIQDNPNFFISSIEIDRHTTTYTIDTLRQIKSMCDENVELYFITGTDTINQVYNWKDTEEIFNLCRFIVTTRPKYILDENTKNLINKYKDKIYFCETPMLEISSSNIRKRIEQEKTITYLLPKNVEEYIYKNSLYKTDFLKKYEKQINILKQNLNEKRFYHSIQVAKEAKSLAIEHNEDKEKAFLAGLVHDCCKCFSLPKIYEACEKYNFKLDEVLKKQPDLAHSFLGYYVAKDIYNIKDENILNSIKYHTTGKKNMSNLEKIIYIADYIEPTRPYFEGIYKARELAYKDLDKAMAYILENTIQFNLKKGRIIHHLSMEAYDYYKN is encoded by the coding sequence ATGCAAAATTTTAAAAATATAAAAAAATTAGGTATTATGGGTGGGACATTTAATCCTGTACATTATGCACATCTTTTATCTAGTAGTTATGCTTTTGAAAGATATAACCTTGATAAAGTAGTTTTTATACCAACAGGTGAGCCACCTCATAAAAAAAATATTAATATAGCTAGTGGGCAAGATAGATATAATATGTTAAATCTTGCTATACAAGATAATCCTAATTTTTTTATATCAAGCATAGAGATAGACAGACATACAACAACATATACAATAGATACATTAAGACAGATAAAATCTATGTGTGACGAAAATGTAGAGCTTTATTTTATAACTGGTACAGATACAATAAATCAAGTATATAATTGGAAAGATACAGAAGAAATTTTTAATTTATGTAGATTTATAGTTACAACAAGACCTAAATATATTTTAGATGAAAATACTAAAAATTTAATAAATAAATATAAAGATAAAATATATTTTTGTGAAACACCAATGCTTGAAATATCATCTAGCAATATAAGAAAAAGAATAGAGCAAGAAAAAACAATTACTTATCTTTTACCAAAAAATGTAGAAGAATATATTTATAAAAATAGCTTGTATAAAACAGATTTTTTAAAAAAATATGAAAAACAAATAAATATATTAAAACAAAATCTTAATGAAAAAAGATTTTATCACTCTATACAAGTTGCAAAAGAGGCTAAAAGTCTAGCAATAGAACATAATGAAGATAAAGAAAAAGCATTTTTAGCAGGTCTTGTACATGATTGTTGTAAATGTTTTTCTTTACCTAAAATATATGAAGCTTGTGAAAAGTATAATTTTAAATTAGATGAAGTTTTAAAAAAGCAACCAGACTTAGCCCATAGCTTTTTAGGATATTATGTAGCAAAAGATATTTATAATATAAAAGATGAAAATATATTAAATAGTATAAAATATCATACTACTGGTAAAAAAAATATGTCTAATCTTGAAAAAATAATTTATATAGCAGACTATATAGAGCCTACTAGACCTTATTTTGAGGGAATATATAAGGCTAGAGAGCTTGCTTATAAAGATTTAGACAAGGCTATGGCATATATATTAGAAAATACTATACAATTTAATCTTAAAAAGGGACGTATTATACATCATTTAAGTATGGAAGCATACGATTATTACAAAAATTAG
- a CDS encoding TIGR01212 family radical SAM protein (This family includes YhcC from E. coli K-12, an uncharacterized radical SAM protein.) produces the protein MEHKIRYYNANKFFREKFGEKIIKISLDGGFTCPNRDGKLSYGGCIFCSEKGSGDFAGDRHLDIEEQFNINKEKMSKKWKDGKYIAYFQAFTNTYAPLDYLEKLFTKASTLSDVVGIFIATRPDCITEDIAKFLSKLNEKIYVCIELGFQTSKKESIKLINRCYNNDVFENCVKMLNKYKLDVIVHTILGLPYESKLDMLNTIKYVSQFDIKGIKLQLLHVIQDTALHKLYKANPFKILSLEEYVDIVVSCIEILPPDIVIHRITGDGDKNTLVEPKWSLNKKLVLNSINKELNIRDTYQGKFYIK, from the coding sequence ATGGAGCACAAAATAAGATATTATAATGCAAATAAGTTTTTTAGAGAAAAGTTTGGAGAAAAAATTATAAAAATATCTTTAGATGGAGGATTTACCTGTCCTAATAGAGATGGTAAGTTATCTTATGGAGGTTGCATATTTTGTAGTGAAAAAGGTTCGGGAGATTTTGCAGGAGATAGACATTTAGATATAGAAGAACAATTTAATATAAATAAAGAAAAAATGTCTAAAAAATGGAAAGATGGTAAATATATAGCTTATTTTCAGGCTTTTACAAATACTTATGCACCGTTAGATTATTTAGAAAAATTATTTACAAAAGCATCTACATTATCAGATGTTGTAGGTATATTTATAGCTACAAGACCAGATTGTATAACAGAAGATATAGCAAAATTTTTATCAAAGCTAAATGAAAAAATATATGTTTGTATAGAATTAGGGTTTCAAACTTCTAAAAAAGAAAGTATAAAATTAATAAACAGATGTTATAATAATGATGTATTTGAAAATTGTGTAAAAATGTTGAATAAATATAAATTAGATGTTATTGTCCATACTATTTTAGGTTTGCCCTATGAAAGTAAATTAGATATGTTAAATACTATAAAATATGTATCACAATTTGATATAAAAGGCATAAAACTTCAACTTTTACACGTAATACAAGATACAGCCCTACATAAACTATATAAAGCAAATCCTTTTAAAATTTTATCTTTAGAAGAATATGTTGATATAGTTGTGTCGTGTATAGAAATTTTACCACCAGATATAGTTATACACAGAATAACTGGCGATGGAGATAAAAATACATTAGTAGAGCCTAAATGGAGTTTAAATAAAAAATTAGTTTTAAATAGTATAAATAAGGAGCTAAATATTAGAGATACATATCAAGGTAAATTTTATATTAAATAA
- a CDS encoding ComF family protein: MLLKILNKILDFLYPNKCIFCEEVMPMGEEESICKYCYMNINFICDDKEPNLSVFYYDEATRFSILRLKYNNQKQYAKVFAKIMYNKLTKIDLNKYDFIICVPMHSKKKKKRGYDQAEVIAKELSKLTNIPFEENNLIRTKNTLPQSKVSFEDRSKNVKGVFRVINPDNIKNKNILLIDDIYTTGNTINNCGKELKKAGANSICYFTLAKVDYNKDLDDEYNT; encoded by the coding sequence ATGTTATTAAAAATTTTAAATAAAATACTAGATTTTCTATATCCTAATAAGTGTATATTTTGTGAAGAAGTTATGCCTATGGGTGAGGAAGAAAGTATTTGTAAATATTGTTATATGAATATAAATTTTATATGTGATGATAAAGAACCTAATTTATCTGTATTTTATTATGATGAAGCAACCAGATTTTCTATATTAAGGCTAAAATATAATAATCAAAAACAATATGCTAAAGTTTTTGCTAAAATAATGTATAATAAATTAACTAAAATAGATTTAAATAAGTATGACTTTATAATTTGTGTTCCTATGCATAGCAAAAAGAAGAAAAAGAGAGGATATGACCAAGCAGAAGTTATAGCAAAAGAATTATCAAAACTAACTAATATACCTTTTGAAGAAAATAACCTTATAAGAACTAAAAATACTTTACCTCAAAGTAAAGTATCCTTTGAAGATAGATCTAAAAATGTAAAAGGAGTTTTTAGAGTTATAAATCCAGATAACATAAAAAATAAAAATATTTTACTTATAGATGATATTTATACAACGGGAAATACTATAAATAATTGTGGAAAAGAGCTTAAAAAGGCAGGTGCAAACAGTATTTGTTATTTTACATTAGCAAAGGTAGATTATAATAAAGATTTAGATGATGAATATAACACATAA
- the gltX gene encoding glutamate--tRNA ligase gives MIRTRFAPSPTGYMHIGNLRTALYEYLIAKSENGKFILRIEDTDQERFVEGATDIIYKTLKMAGINHDEGPDVGGEYGPYIQSQRKNNYLDYAKQLVEKGEAYYCFCDKDRLDSLKGEEGIAKYDRHCISLSKEEIEKNLKENIPYVIRQKIKEGKTTFVDEVYGEITVENEEMEDQILIKSDGLPTYNFANVIDDHLMNITHVVRGSEYLSSTPKYNLLYDAFGWDIPTYIHLPPVMKNQTEKLSKRNGDASFQDLIEKGYLPDAIVNYIALLGWSPSTNQEIFTLDELIQNFDVKGLSKSPAIFDIVKLTWVNSEYIKKMDFDKFFEMAEPVLKSVITKPYNLKKIAEHIKTRIGTINDIIDMVDFIEQLPEYSTELYIHKKMKTDESISLNVLKNILPVFENLQNWDNDSIYNAMMELVAKMEVKNGIVLWPVRTALSGKPSSPCGASEMAEIFGKEETLLRIKKGIEKLS, from the coding sequence ATGATTAGAACAAGGTTTGCACCTAGCCCTACGGGGTATATGCATATAGGAAATCTTAGAACAGCTCTTTATGAATATTTAATAGCAAAATCGGAAAATGGAAAATTTATACTACGTATAGAAGATACAGATCAAGAACGTTTTGTAGAAGGAGCAACAGATATTATTTATAAAACGCTTAAAATGGCAGGGATTAACCACGACGAAGGCCCAGACGTCGGTGGAGAATATGGCCCATATATACAAAGCCAAAGAAAAAATAATTATTTAGACTATGCTAAGCAATTAGTAGAAAAAGGTGAGGCCTATTATTGCTTTTGTGATAAAGATAGGTTAGATAGCTTAAAAGGAGAAGAGGGTATAGCTAAATATGATAGACATTGTATATCTTTATCTAAAGAAGAAATAGAAAAAAATTTAAAAGAAAATATACCTTATGTTATTAGACAAAAAATAAAAGAAGGTAAAACTACATTTGTTGATGAAGTATACGGTGAAATAACAGTAGAAAATGAAGAAATGGAAGACCAAATATTAATTAAATCTGATGGTTTACCTACATATAATTTTGCAAATGTTATAGATGACCATTTAATGAATATAACACATGTTGTTAGAGGTTCAGAGTATTTATCTTCTACACCAAAATATAATCTTTTATATGATGCTTTTGGTTGGGATATACCTACATATATTCATTTGCCACCAGTTATGAAAAACCAAACAGAAAAATTATCTAAAAGAAATGGAGATGCCTCTTTTCAAGATTTAATAGAAAAAGGATATTTACCAGATGCTATAGTAAATTATATTGCGCTTTTAGGTTGGTCTCCTTCTACTAATCAAGAGATATTTACACTAGACGAGCTTATACAAAATTTTGATGTAAAAGGACTTAGCAAGTCTCCAGCTATATTTGATATAGTAAAACTTACGTGGGTTAATAGTGAGTATATTAAAAAAATGGATTTTGATAAGTTTTTTGAAATGGCAGAGCCAGTTTTAAAAAGTGTTATAACAAAACCTTATAATCTTAAAAAAATAGCAGAACATATAAAAACTAGAATAGGTACTATAAATGATATAATAGATATGGTAGACTTTATAGAACAATTACCAGAATATAGCACAGAACTTTATATACACAAAAAAATGAAAACAGATGAAAGCATATCTTTAAATGTGCTTAAAAATATATTACCTGTTTTTGAAAATCTACAAAATTGGGATAATGATAGTATATATAATGCTATGATGGAGCTTGTAGCTAAAATGGAAGTAAAAAATGGTATAGTTTTATGGCCAGTTAGAACAGCTTTATCTGGAAAGCCTTCTTCTCCTTGTGGAGCTAGTGAAATGGCAGAAATTTTTGGTAAAGAAGAAACTTTATTAAGAATAAAAAAAGGTATAGAAAAACTTTCATAA
- a CDS encoding DNA-3-methyladenine glycosylase: MEKLKESFFTRDALTVGRELVGKYIVREIDNEKIIVKITETESYLGDIDKACHAYGGKITNRTKTFYMNGSTIYVYLIYGMYYCFNIITDTINKPSAVLIRSAEPVENIEKLSMLRYNKSYNKLSLYQKKNFLNGPGKLCKGLKIDKTFNEKSILSNEIYIVDNKDFNINSVKCGKRINIDYAEEAKDFLWRFYI; the protein is encoded by the coding sequence ATGGAAAAATTAAAAGAAAGCTTTTTTACAAGAGACGCCCTAACGGTAGGGCGTGAGCTTGTAGGGAAATATATTGTTAGAGAAATAGATAATGAAAAAATAATAGTAAAAATAACAGAAACTGAAAGTTATTTAGGTGATATAGATAAGGCTTGTCACGCATATGGTGGTAAAATAACAAATAGAACAAAAACTTTTTATATGAATGGGTCTACTATATATGTTTATTTAATATATGGTATGTATTATTGTTTTAATATTATTACAGATACAATAAATAAGCCTTCAGCCGTTTTAATAAGAAGTGCTGAGCCGGTAGAAAACATAGAAAAATTAAGTATGTTAAGATATAATAAAAGTTATAATAAGCTTAGTTTATATCAAAAGAAAAATTTTTTAAATGGTCCTGGTAAACTTTGTAAAGGGCTTAAAATAGATAAAACTTTTAATGAAAAAAGTATATTATCTAATGAAATATATATAGTAGATAATAAAGATTTTAATATAAATTCTGTAAAATGTGGCAAAAGAATAAATATAGATTATGCAGAAGAAGCAAAAGATTTTTTATGGAGATTTTATATATAG